In Rhipicephalus sanguineus isolate Rsan-2018 chromosome 1, BIME_Rsan_1.4, whole genome shotgun sequence, the DNA window ccgcttttcttgctaacGCAATcgttgcttcgctcttgcggcgaaactgtgacttttttttctttttctcgattGTATCGACGTCTGTACGACAACAAAGTTGCTTACTAGCAGTGACGAAATAAGTTTCGAACCAGAAACTCGAACTTCGCAGCATGTGCGCCAGCTACTAAAATGTTCGGATTCGTGAAAATATCTTGTTGATAAGGTCATCAAGAATGAAGTGCACTTTTAAGAGCTATGTTGAAGCCAGAATTTCTAGCCTGCTGCAAAAGTAGACTTGCAGAAAATGTTGCAGTCACGGTCAAAATCTTGGAGACCAGGGGAGCGCATGGCAAAGAGTACCGCGGCGCCTTCagacggctgcttgcgaagctcgagATCTGCGCACGCGCGTCCTTGTTTACTTGCCAGCCTGCTCGTCGCTCCCTTCAACTGCGCACCCACCGGAACTCCAGAGAAAGCGCAAGGTGCCACATCTGCAGTCACGTGCGCTATACAATGAGTGAGTAATGCATTTATTGGTGAGCTGCCTACACCCAAATAAAAAGCACTATATACCAAATGCAAATATTTCTACTGAacaaaaaaaacgacgacgttgACACCTTGGCGCTCAAACGGAGCACGTTGTTCGAGTTTGGTTTATTGTCCAGATGTCTTACACGGGGTTGCATGATACCTTAGTTTTTATTGTTGACAGCTGTGCATTAATAGTTCTGTTGTGTGTTCATTTGCTGCCTTTTTAGCTAAACACGTTAAACGTATGTATTGAAGCTGCTTGTCTTCATAACTCCAAATATTTCGATACAATTTTCCTCATAAGGTTTCACATTCCAATTTTCGCTACCACGCGTACGtgccaacacccccccccccccccccccccccaccgccagCCCTCCaaaaaaatattcattttttgAAATTTATCGAGAAGGTTCTGATATCTTAAGGTGCGAAAGTATTTCTTTGGCTATCCTTACGCACTTTGGTCTGGCTTGCTGCGTAGCCTCGAACGCAGTATACGGGCAGTGACCGGGACCCGCGTCAAGGAAACCTGCCGTTAAACATATGTCTCCTTATTCCCATTTAtccacttttcgaagtaatctTAGCCAAGTAAGTTCCAACACCAAGCCTTGCATAATTGTTATCGTCCTTGAAATTACGCGCACTTACACTTCGAAGTACATCTTTTCCTGGACGAAATATGACGGCAGAACCATCTCACCTCCTTGACACCACGCTGTAGAACACGCCTATATCTATCAAAATTAATTACCAACGGTTCAATTCACGAAAAGCTGTCAAAAACGACGTGTTCACCTAAACATTCTACTTATGTCATTCCCACGGTCTCACAGCGGCTTCGCAACCAAATATCGAGCCTGCTCAGTTTTCCAAACTACAAAAACCTGTCGCTCTTCGTGAAGGGATTTTCTAATCATCTTGTCAGCACAGTATGTTCGCGGGCGGCCTGGTCGTTCTGCATTAATACGTGAAGATTTAGGTGTGCCTTGTGTTTTATTGCCAAGAGGCACCCCGCGATATTTTCATTTAGGACGGCGCGGACCGGAGGAATGTATCCCTGCACGGGAACAAAGAAACTTCCTTCTTCTGATTTTGTCTGTCTTCCTTATCATTCCGTTTGGAAACAGCGGGATCTAAAACCGCCGTCGTAAGATTTTGatggaaatgaaaaagaaaagtcatGATTTAAGATAATAAAAACCAGCATCCTATTCGGTGCTTTGAGTAGAAGCTGCAGTTTTAAACTCGCACAATCAGTCGAGAAAATACGCCTTGTCACATTACTTTGGGATAAAACCTGCGTATATTATAAAGTAGGACGCCGACCGCGTAGACACACGTTATCGCGCTTAAGTCATTTGTCGTTCAGTATTATCATATGTATTGTCTAGAATCCTGATTTATACGTTTAACAAGCATTCACTCTTTTTTCTATGGCTATATGAATTTAAAAATAGTCCTCACTAATAAGAAGCCCTTTGCGGCAACAAGTGTGGCAGAAACCTGGGAGGTCTTCGCGTGTCCGATTGCACGCCGGCACACACATAAGTGCCTTTATGCATGCGCATCACTGAGTATCTCGAGTTTTGCGGTCTCCCTGTGAGCTGGTGAGCTGAGAACATAGTACGCCATCAACTAATGGTGCCGTATATCGGTACGAGCACTAAATTAATAATCGGAGTATATACAAGCGGcatactttaccgctcccactACAGCGCGGCATAAGGTCACTCTAGCGCCCACCTGTCACAGTTTCTAACTTATTTCCAACGTTATTTGAACGTTCATTCCTCGATACGAATGAGGACCATTCATATCGAGGGCCTTGTTGTGGCCGatttaatgccttcaggtagtacgcgaaggtttattggtcagctgtcagctcgttaaaggttcacgtgctacgtcacgccatctggcaaaaaggaaaaagtattccacactcgccgtcatggctacgagcgtcGCTAACACTCTCAGGTTTGCACggacataaatacccgataaagggGATGATGAGACCACTGCCGCCGTAGCTTAATTGGTAGGAGCATCGGGCgctaatccgaaggttgcaggttaggtccctgccgacggcaagttgtcctttcgttcacattactttcttcacatctatatcacgagtgttacaatacacttaaaacagtacaattaacgtcccctataccttccttggcttaactATCTGCTGGTTATCATTAAGGTAGTGTCAAACAagcaaacgagcccttgaaattcccTTCCTCCATTCACTCTATGACTGGACGGTCGATATCGCCAGTAAACCATTTGTTTCactgttaattttttttaaatataaaaaaTGAGCAATATTAAAATTGCTGGTCGTTCTCCGTTGGTTGCTATGTATATAGCGACGATTTATATATACGCGCGCAATCCGCATTCGAATGGCTCTCTATTGAAAGTATGAAACTGAACGCATAACCTTTGAGGTGCTCGTGGAATCCATGTTTTCCGTTCATATTGCGGTTCACAATTTATAGCCTATATTTTCGCACATACGCTAGCGTTCAAAACACGGAGCCTGTAGTTAAAGGGCCAGAAAAGTATTCTGCGGCCGCGTAGGCACTCGgagatatgatgatgatgatgatgacctcatattgatggcgctcacccacaaagggggatgggccaaacTCGGAGATATGCGTGCGTGAACACAACAGCATCTCTCCCACTGCTTGTATGTCGTTTCTTCTGTCTTATTATCCACCTTTAATACCGAACACAACGCTCGTTATTATTGTTTAAAGAGAATGTGCTAGCAGCAATGGGGCCCCATCACAGTTCTCGGGCCATTAATGCAAAACACGCAGAGCTGGTGATCGAAACAgggctttctctgtctctctctctgttttataAGAAACGAAAGACTGTAATTACAaaccagttctgcggaatcccgcaaggtggcggtagGGTTATGAAAGGGAAATTGGctaccacccatttgtagcacgaagccacaaagaaattcatacggatttctcagacaGAAAGCTtcggcagacgacgctcgctgcccactggaggttcagtgacgtgaactggacatatccaatcagatcgggCACCAGTGCTACGTAATGAACAACATTGCTACGTAATAAGGGCGCGGAGGTTTGAAAACGCgttcggctgagccgctgcgatctGTTGCGATTTGCATGTTTAtaaagtcttgtaataaattacacagttgacgTAGAGAACTTAAATTGGTCTGCAAATGATGCGTTGGACTTGCTTTACCGTTTCAATGCGtttatacaaaatcgtcaaaCTCGTTTCAGGGTTCCTTTAAAGTTTGTAATTGCAGTGTCGACGGCGTATCACCGGTTCATCGATGAGTCATGCGTCATTCATCAGAACGTGACTGCAAGTTAGAGGCACTCCCTCGGGTGGTAGTATCTAGGTCGCACCAAAAACCTATATTGCAACCAGACCCGTTAGTACAGTGATGCTGGCTGCAAGGGTACCTAAGCTTTAACAGGCTACTGGCAATCACTCCGCCCAAGCACTGCTTATAATATGCAGTAATGTATTCAAGCTCGTGTCAGCACTTCGTggctatctttatttctttcttaagCCCGTCGTTCTCTCCCTGCCCCCTCTAACGCGAAAGCAAACCGACGCGCTCAGGGCTACCGCCAACCCTTGATGCACCTCACAACTGACTGTATTTAAAATTACGGTTCACTGCACACGGGACTGTGCTTCAGGAAGAAGAAGTGGTTTttgaagaacaagaaaaaatgaAGGGAAAATAATCACAATCAATGagtgttctctttctttttacttgcAGAATTGCTTTCTCATACAGGATTGCAGCGCTGTCTACCGACTGTAATAGCCATGACCATCGTGGCATCTTGGATTTTGATTATTAATGAAACACGAACTATAGTGAGCGTCGTATCGTAGGCCTGGCggggtggtacagtggttacggtctggtgacccgaaggtcgcgggttcgatccctgccgtggcagtcgcctttcgatggaggcgaattcaTGCTTCAGGCCCTTGTACTatgctatgtcagtgcacgtaaaaaacagcacatggtcgaagtttccgaagCACTAACTGAAACTGTATTGAAACGAAATAGGGTGGAAATCGGGGAGCCAGCCTCAGACTACCGAATcgcgtcctgtcggcgctcgttagtgccaTGATGCAGTATttcacctctccaagacggcgacacccACGCGAACTAAGGTCCCTGAcaaagggagaaggtgtgaaagatataaggcgcgtttgcaaagcctcatgcatgagcgtcggtagcgcagtgggtaaagCGCCCGGCTCCTTTCGTCGTCGACCggtaggtcgtgggttcgacttctATGTCGTACAAATCGGCGAgacttctggtttttctttgtcatttgttcgttagcattttaccgacgtcacatcaGTGACGTAAATGATGCCAcagaagtcttgatggaccctggcataaaagaCTTTagtgtttaaaaaaaagacatgcgTGATTGAAAGAACCATAGTCATTAACGCAACAGATGGCGTGTTCAAAGCGACACTGTAACACTttatttaacttttttatttaacACTGCATGGATGTGTATGACTTCTATGGCGCTGGAACTAGAGGCGAGGAAACACACCTGACTGAGATCCTAGCGCCATAGTTATACTTGAACTACAGCCAGAAGTGAATAAGCCATAACAAAATTACAATATAAGATGAACGGCATACAGTAGTTTACATCCAATAGCACACCTAACACAATACTTTATTAACATAGATAATTACCTAGATCTTTACACAACATGTGAAACCAAAAATTTAATAATAAATCAACAACGTCTTATATGCAGAAACAAACAATGCACAAGAGAAATAATTCAAGCAAAACTCAAAGCTGAGCTAATTGGTAATGATTCATGCTTATAAAATAAAAGCACTAAgacgacagggccaagaaatggcacaacacgagcgcttttCTTAGAGGCCAAGTGTAGACGCGCGCCTAAGTTCAACTACTAAATATGGGGCACTATAAGCATAAGAAGGTCGCATATACGATTATGCTATAACAAAGAGCAAACACCAAGGAAAGTTACAAACGATCTACGAAGTACATTTTTGTTCGCTTTGTGAATGCAAGAAGAGATGCAGTTTGCTTAGTGATGTCAATTAATGTTGAAATATTATTGAGTAAACGGGGCCCTGGCATCTTAATAACTGAGTGCTAAAAATATAGgattaatgaaaaaaagaaacgaactaTCAGAGGTAGGAGCCATGCTTAACGGCAATAGATGTCTTAAAACTCCATTAGGTTATGCTGACTAGGCGACTATTTGCCCTCACGCCATTTGAAAGATCACCGTCCcgtattgtttttttaattagttGCCTTAGACCGCTTGTTGCTTATAAACCAAAGACAGCTGGCAAATAATCGTTTTTCTTCCGTCAATGACAATGCTAAAGTTATTTCCATAACGCATGCCCTATCGCGCAGTGAAATCTAGTTTTGGCCTGCGTCATCAAAGCAGCAGTTATGCGCCACCAATATGCATTAATGAGCGCTATATAACAATTATTTTTTCCCGAGTTTATGCTTCCATCGGACGTCTGGCATACTTGACACTATACAAATGAGCGGTTTTCTCGTTTGTCTGCCTTTTATTTCACCGTTTTTGTCCTGGTAAGCTCCTATAAACGTTACTATTATTTTCTAACACGAGCGTACCTCATACTCGATCGTGTGCAAAACATGAACTTCTGGACTAATACAAAAATTGTATAGTTGCGCTGACACATTCACAGGCTCGTTTCGAAAAAGGCACCATTGCTTCGTCCATTCTTCAAACGCACGAGTAAAGTTATACCCAGTCCAATTAGTGGTACCTTTTTGTATTCGTGGATCGCAGCCGTTCCACCACAGCGGCTACGAGTCCCGCCCCTTTGCCACTACCGTTATCGGCCAACATGAGCTTGAACGGTCGACCCGGCGCCATAGCGGTGATCAGCACGTCCATGTGTTCGCGCATCGTCGGATGGTACTTGTACAAAGAACCGTCGACTGCAATGGTCACCGGCGTCGGCTTGTCAACCCGTTCCAACAGTTCCGTTAGGCAGATAGACACTAGCACGGCCGCCCGCGCTGAAATCACGCCGCAGACGTAGCGAAGTAAGGCGATGTCATCATTAGTTATCTGTTCTGCGCTTCCTGCGAATCGGGCAGCTATATCGCCAACGTGACAGTCATTCTGTTCTAGAAACCACGAGATGTCTATGGCAGTGAAGGTGCCGTGTTTCGTCAGCCTCTGCAGTGCGGTATCGTCGCCTTCCAAGAGCGCGCGTCGACTGACGAGCTCGACGAGCATTTGGCGAACGATGTCACCCAGAAACTCGCCCGACACCAGCTTTTCGAATGTGAACGAACCGGGATGTAGTGATTGGTCGTCCACTCTCCGGTCCAGCTCTGTCTTGACGAAGTCGACCACGCCATTGTCGCCGAAAGCGCCCCATTCGACGTTTACGATAACCTCGCTGGGGGCATCCTTCAACCTCTCGGGCTCTGCTTCCAGCTTCTGGACTTTTTCTGTTTTCTCGAGGTAGCAGCCGTTGCTTCCGGTGCCCATGATGAGTCCGATCGCGCAGCCGCTATCCATAAAAGCCCCTTGAACAAGGGTACCGATTGTGTCGTTGACGATGGCCACAAGGTCTATTTCAATATTTGTGCGCCTGCAGTCAGAGAAAGAACACGTGTTACAATTATAAGACAATACTTGCAAAATTGGTGATTGCAAGGTCCCGATGAATATACACTGGCCGCAGAGCGGCACGCGCGGCCTGCAGTATACCATCAGAGGGACgcattctgcaaaaaaaaaaatgcaagagtGTAGCGCCCCACAGATACACAATGGGGCCATCGAGAACCCCGTAGGGATTGGCTCCGCGTTGATTTTTCATAGTCTGGAGTTTTTTAACGAACACTCAAAGCACTGTAAAGAGGTGGTTTTGCAATCCGGCCCCCTTATAATGCGGCCGCCACTGCCGGTAACGCCACTGGGACCTCGTGCTCAGCAGCCATGGGTGGTGTGAAGGAGCGAAGAGGAAAAGTATACGGAGAGCAATGAAAAGGACTGCAGATAACTTATTTTATATCATTCAGCGATGTTACTCCTGCGTGCTGTGCGAGCGCATTTAGTGAAGTTAATGTGGACGTAGTTCTTTCAAGGCTGTATACTACTCCTATAGTGTTTGAATGGTTATCTATGGCCTTCTCGGGCGAGTACAATACAGATTAAAGCAAAGGTGCTTGAATTCTGATTGTGGTCAAATGTTCCGTTCTCTGAGTCTTACGTTCGTCTTTCACAGTTCTATGTGGTCAAGCTTATACGTCACATTTATATATTGCACCGTGTGGCGTAGTCCTGTTTTGACTTACGGAAGTTGAACATCATAAATCGATTTTCAACTCCTTCATAAAAACCGCAAATTTCATGGGTGAGAAGTATAGCCAATTGTTTTAGCACCTAATTTACCTTCCCGAAGTGACGCCTTTCATCTTAATAGTACTAATTAAGTAAATGAAGCGACAATCACTGGGTCATAGGAAATGAAACATAGCTACTAAACGTTGAAAGTGTGTTTAACGTAGGCTATGTCTTCATGATGCATTCTCACAATGTGTCTACCTCCTCTTCCTCATAGAGGCTGCCGCTGAAGCTAGCGATAACTTCATTTAACAGAATTCGAAATTCGGTGAGAGCTGGTTGTATTGAAAGTGACAGCGATATTTGAGATTCGTTAATCTTACGGTACGTTAATAGTACTGTTATTCTAACTGGTAATATGTGGCTAAAAACTTGCTAACCATCACTGCGTTATGGTAAAATCTTTAAATGAAATGACGAGATGTTATTTATGCGAACTAAATGTATGCCCATGCGCTTTTAAGGAGAATGTCTATGGCACGTCTCTACAGAATTCTATTAGAcagctgcgagaaaaaaaaaacgctcagcTGACTCTCATCAGTCTATATTTCTCTATACAGAAGATGAAAAGGACAGTGTGTTACACTGCATCAAAACGTTCGTTGTTTCAACGTTGCAAGGTATCTTCGGCATTGAAATAAGCATATTTGCGAATGTTTAACTTCGGGTAGCGCCAGCAAAAGTGACTGACACATACTTTAGCGATTTCGTTGGCCCGTGAAACACAGGAAACTTTAAACCGTAATGGGCTTGAGTAAATCACATTGTTCCCCTCCCTATTTCCTTATTTTATTATCCCTCGTATATGCATATTTCGTACTAATGAAGAGTAATCATAATCACAATTAGTACTGCTAccttcgaaatataaaataaccAATCTCATATAACTACAGTGCGGGGATACTGCTGCTAAACCCACTCACTCATCGCCAAGAACTTCATAGCAAACCTGTTTTGGAAATAATGACCAAGTTTTTACGCTCAAGGTACAGATTCAATTATATTCGCTTGCAGTAAAAAAAGACAGATACCAAGTTCACTAAATAGGAAGAGGGAGCGCGGGGGTGGagtctttagggggggggggagaggcttaATAATTACTTCTTACCTCCGTATCGCCTCCCTGAGCATGCGGCCGACATCCTCGCCCACCACTCCCGAACAGTCGTAGCTCACGACCCACTCGGTAAGTACGGCTGCGTCGAGCGCTGTATGCGCGATCGGGAAAGAGAAACAGAAGCCCAACGGAAGCCGCTGGCCCGCCAGGCCGTTCTGCTCCACGAAATCCCGCAAGCAGTCGGCCAAGAAGTCGAACAGCTTCTCTCCGGGGCCCGTTCTCACAGCACGCGACACGGCGTAGTGCTGTGCTCGGCAGCGAGCCGGACTTCCGGGCGTCAGATGGAGGTGCAATACTCGGAAGTTGGTTCCGCCCAAGTCCAGAGCCAACACGTCTCCCATTTCCGTTCCGTCGGGAAGTCCGGGAATGTAGGCGACGTCCATCTGAAGCGACGACGGCCGTTCAGGGTTCGCGAGCAGGCCGAGCTCCATCTCTCTGCGAAACGTGTCCCGCACTTTCATCACTGCGTCGGTGTCGAGTACGAAGGGGCGAACGACACGTTCCGCTATTTCCCGCTTCCCGCTGTCTTCGGTTACCAGGACAGGATAACATCGCCGTAGCGCATCTTCCAAAGCCATGCCGTCCACTGTATACTATATGCACCCGCAAGAAGAATGCACTCTCGATCAGCCGTTAAGATAACATAACGCTTATATAGAGATACGCCAGTGTCAGATGCGGCAAGTGCAACTTTTCCCCGCCGCGCGCAAAACGTCTTGAAGAACCGCAACGGCCGACGGGAAGTCGTCTCCACTCTCGTCAAGAAACtggttcttcttctttttttcgcttttcttttttaccCCTACCGCCAGCGCAGCTCGGCCGCGAAAGTAGCTATACGTGAACTCTCGACAAAGGTTACGAAACACCGCCTTCTACTGTGTGTACTATCACGTCTGGTAGCAAGGGGCGATTGCTATGGAATCGGAACAAAGGGGGCGCGCCAAGCCCGCTCTCTTCAATTCGATGGGCCGCTTCCTTTCGCTGGTCCCGGGGGAATGCAAAGatgctcgtgtgcttagatttatgtgcacggtGAACAACCTCAGGTTGTCAAAGTTAAACCGAGGCCTCCAACAACGGCGTGCGCCATAATCAGATCGCCGTTTGGCACGCAATATATCATAGAAGAGAATGTTGAACTAATTGGCGGTATTCATCATCCAAGTAAGGCGCGCAAACACCTTTCTTGCATACAAGTTTACACCCCTCATTTTCTTCCGTGATccaattccttttcttttttcttttttttttcttcacgccgGCTGTTCAAAGCGTCATAGGCGTGTCTGGGTCAGTAGAATCGACATAGTGGCATTTGAGACCCAATTCATGAGTGCTACTAGGTATTCTGAAAGCTAAGTGGGGCCTACTTTTACAagatcatatgcagcttttctggacacgaGCGGTTTATAGTTCGCGTGAACGGCACCACGAGGAATAttgaccttaaagaattcaaaagtcccgccatgacgcaTGTAGTGACGCGTCACTAAATAAAAAgggaataaaaaagaaacagtacacaaaccctgagactgtcgcttcaccacGGTACGCAGAAAGGAGAGCGcggtgtgtcggcgttatcttgAAGGCAACGACTGGTAATGAATTGACAATTTTTCGAGACATACTGCTGCAGATAGCTCGCAGCATTCCGCCCGAGATGCCTGGCCGTGATGACTGCGCCCGCCATGCTTCTAGTAAATCCTTTCTTTATTTGCGCTGCTTTCTTTTGCCCTAGCCGTTGGATATTGCAGCAGCGTGCTGCTTCCGGGGTGCTTTGGTAGAGTCGGCGTGAAGCATAACGTTCGGGTAGGAACATGATATTTTTGTGGTATATGTTAGCAAATTCCTGAGGAAAACCTCAGAGGTGTTTGCATGTTTCATTACCTCAAAGTAAAGCTAAATAAATTAGAGAACCCTAGGAATGTGTGTAGAAAACCGAATCGCTAATACTGATGCTACAGGGTGCACTATGGACAAGAACTTTCTCATTTCTGGTATATTGTACTTTGGATCAATTAGGAACATTGCAGCAACTTGCATAACGACCGTCGTATTTCATGGTACAAAGAGCACGAAATGGGCACAATGCGGACTTTGAAATCTCGAGATAATTTGGGCCATCTTTATGGGAGGAACACGCATTGGCGGACCGCTGTGGCGTTCGAAGTGAATCATGTAATATCATTGCGCCTTTGTAATCGTACTTTGCAATGAGATCTAAGTAATTTTTTAGTTTACGATCTGTC includes these proteins:
- the LOC119386323 gene encoding hexokinase-4, which encodes MALEDALRRCYPVLVTEDSGKREIAERVVRPFVLDTDAVMKVRDTFRREMELGLLANPERPSSLQMDVAYIPGLPDGTEMGDVLALDLGGTNFRVLHLHLTPGSPARCRAQHYAVSRAVRTGPGEKLFDFLADCLRDFVEQNGLAGQRLPLGFCFSFPIAHTALDAAVLTEWVVSYDCSGVVGEDVGRMLREAIRR
- the LOC125756887 gene encoding hexokinase-2-like produces the protein MKGVTSGRRTNIEIDLVAIVNDTIGTLVQGAFMDSGCAIGLIMGTGSNGCYLEKTEKVQKLEAEPERLKDAPSEVIVNVEWGAFGDNGVVDFVKTELDRRVDDQSLHPGSFTFEKLVSGEFLGDIVRQMLVELVSRRALLEGDDTALQRLTKHGTFTAIDISWFLEQNDCHVGDIAARFAGSAEQITNDDIALLRYVCGVISARAAVLVSICLTELLERVDKPTPVTIAVDGSLYKYHPTMREHMDVLITAMAPGRPFKLMLADNGSGKGAGLVAAVVERLRSTNTKRYH